The sequence ATATCTTCATGAAATAGGGAAAATTCCATTATTAACTCCAGAAGAAGAAGTAGAATACGCTCGTAGAGCAAGAAAAGGGGATGCTACTGCTATAGATAAACTTATCAATGCAAATTTACGTTTTGTTGTTTCTGTTGCTAAACAATATCAAAATCAAGGATTAAGTTTATGTGATTTAATTAATGAAGGAAATTTAGGTTTAATAAAAGGAATATTACGTTTTGATGAAACAAGAGGTTTTAAATGTATTTCTTATGTTGTATGGTGGATTAGACAAGCAATTTTACAAGCTATTGCTGAACAATCACGTTCTATTAGACAACCTACAAATAAATTAGCTCTTTTAAACAAAATACTAAAAACTCTTGCTCAATTAGAACAAGAATTGCAAAGAACTCCTTCTGCGAGAGAAATAGCAGAATATTTAAATATGAATGAAAAAGATGTTGAAGAGTCTATAAAAAACTCAGGAAGACATGTTTCAATGGATGCTCCATTGGTAGAAGGAGAAGATTCAAATTTATATGACTTAGTTCGATCTGATGAATCTCCTCGTCCAGATGAACATTTGGAAAAAGAATCTTTACGTAAAGATATAAAAAGAATTTTAGAAACTTTAAGTGAAAGAGAACGTCGTGTAATTATTTTACATTTTGGATTAAATGGATCCCCTCCCATGACTTTAGAAGAAGTAGGTCAATCTTGTGATTTAACAAGAGAACGAGTCAGACAAATTGAAAGTATAGCTTTAAAAAGACTCAAACATTCTTCTAGAAGTAAAATATTAAAACCTTATTTAGGATAAAAAAAAATGCGACCTCGAAGGGATTCGAACCCATAACCTTCTGATCCGTAGTCAGATGCTCTATCCAAATTAAGCTACGAGGCCAATATAACTAAATATACTAACTAAATCATGATTGAACAATTTTCAAGAATTTTTTCAGTTCCATAGATGAAGAACCTACAAGTCCTCCATCTATATCCTTTTGATAAAAAAGATCTTTTGCGTTAAAATCATTGATACTTCCTCCATATAAAATAGGTATTCGATTAGAGATCCTTTCTCCATATTTTTCTAAAAGTAAAGAACGAATAAATTCATGCATTGTCTGAGCTTGTTCAAATGTAGCTGTTTTTCCTGTTCCAATAGCCCATATTGGTTCATATGCTATATAAAAAGATTTTATTTCATCTGATGAACAATCAAAAACAGTTTTTTTTAATTGATCTTTAATAATTTCAAATTGTTGATCATTGGATCTTTCCAAATAGGATTCTCCCACACAAAAAATAATATTTAAACCATATTTTAATGCTATTTTTATCTTTTTTAATAAAACATTATTCTTTTCAAAGAAAAATTCTCTACGTTCACTATGTCCTAGTATCACTTTTTGGACTCCTATCGATTTTAACATAGAAGCTGATACTTCTCCTGTATAAGGCCCTTTCTCCTTTTGATGAATATTTTGAGCTGCAATATTTAAAGTTGTTCCTTGTGAAATTTGATTTGAAATATGTAAAAAAGGAAAAGAGGGAGCTATAATAATTTCTTTATTATGATTGATTTTTTTCTCAAAAACAATTTTTAAAAAATTTCTAATAAAAGAAGTCGTTTCGTGAAAGTCATAATTCATTTTCCAGTTTGCAATAACAACCTTTTTTCTCATTTTTTTGAAAATATTTTTAAATGTAAATATAAAAAATTGTATTTTCTAAATTAAAAATTTTGTCTTAATAAAAAAATGATTTGGACTAGTATTTTAAAACAGAATTTTTCTAATTCTTTGAATAAAATTTTTTCTTTCTTTTTTTTTAAGAATAAAATATTTTCCAAAACATTCTTTATAGAAAATTGGATAAAAGTTTTATCCATACAATCTATATAATTTTTTATTTTCTTCAATTTTTTATTATAAATCAAAATCACATCATTGTTTGATACTTTTTTATGAAAATGCGATGTAGAATAAATTTCCAATTTTATTAATATGATTATTAAATAATTTACAATATCTATATATGTATCTGTTATTTTTTCCTCTTTAATTTTTTGATATCCTTTTGATTGAATATTTTTTATACGGACTATTTTCATCAAAATTTGATCTATTATAGAATAATTATGAAAAAAAACCCATGAAATTCCATAATCTTTTAATTTTTCTAAAAAAAGTTTTCTACATTTATGAATAATCAAGTCATCAGTAGATGAAAAATTCATGTTATTTAATTTTATAACAAATTACTAAATAAATAGTTTTTTCAATGATAATTAATTGTGCAGGCACTTTATTACATTTAAAAGAACCAAAAATAATGGGTATTGTAAATTTAACTCCTGACTCTTTTTATGATGGAGGGAAATTTTGTTCTGAATATAGTATATTACAACATATAGAAACTTTATTAAATGAAGGTTCTGATTTTATAGATATTGGAGGTTGTTCCACACGACCAGGATCAAAATTGATAACGGAAAAAGAAGAAATAAAAAGAGTCATAAAACCTATTCGTACCATCATAAAAAATTTTAAAAATATTAGAATATCTATAGATACTTTTCGAAGCGAAGTAGCTAGAATAGCAGTGGAAGAAGGGGCTGTAATGATAAATGATATATCAGGAGGAAAATTGGATAAAAATATGTTTCCTTTGTTAGGAAAACTTAAAATTCCATATATACTAAATCATATGAAAGGAATCCCTGAAAATATGCAGAAAAATCCATACTATCATGAAAATATAATAACAGAAATAAATAATTTTTTTTCTGAAAAAATTTACTATTTAAAACAACATAGAATTCATGACATTATTTTAGATCCTGGATTTGGTTTTGGAAAAACACTAGAACAAAATTTTCAATTGTTAAAACACTTATTTTTATTAGGGTTTCAAGATTATCCAATTTTAGTTGGCGTTTCTAGAAAATCTATGATCAAATTTATTTTAAAAACTTCTTATAAAGAATCACTAAATGCAACTTCTATTATTCATACTATAGCACTTTTAAATGGATCTAAATTTTTACGTGTGCATGATGTAAAAGAAGCTGTAGAATGCATTAAATTAATACAATATTATAGAAAAATTTTATAATTCACTAATACTTGTATTATTTTTGTGTTTGTTGTTAGGTTTTTTTTTCATTATTTCATTTATTGAAAATTTCTTTTGTTGATATTTTAGATATTTTTTTAGTAACCATTATTCTATTTCAAGTATATAGATTGGTTTACAAAACTGCTGCTTTAAATATTTTTTACGGTATCATTGCTACTTTTATTTTCTGGAAAGTAGTAGAAATTTATAAAATGAAACTTCTTAGCATAGTTATAAGTGCTTTTTTTAAAGGAGGTTTTTTAGCTTTAATCATTGTATTTCAACCAGAAATTAGAAAATTTCTACTTATAGTCGGAAGTAAAATTTTTTTTAAAAAATTTATATTTTCTATCTTTAAAAAATCAGGAGTATCAATTAAAACTGAAACAATAGATAGCATTGTAAATGCTTGTGCTATTTTTTCAGGAGACAAAACAGGTGTTCTAATTGTTATTCAATTACATCAAGATTTAAAAGAATTCATCCAAAATGGAGACGAAATGGATGCGAAAGTGAATATTTCTATCTTAGAAAGCATTTTCTACAAAAATAGTCCATTACATGATGGAGCTGTAGTTATTATAGAAAATAAAATCATAAAAACAAGAGCCATTCTTCCTGTTTCCTACAATAAAGAAATTCCATCTCGTTTAGGATTAAGACATAGAGCTGCCATTGGTTTATCTGAAAAGACGGATGCTATATGCCTTGTAATATCCGAAGAAACAGGTTATATTTCTTACATAAAAGATCAAAAAAGAACTGTCATCACTAATATTAATAATTTAAAAATGAAACTTGAAGAAGATTTACTTTAATTATTTATTAAAATATATTAATATGATTTTTTATGAATATTCAAAATTTATATCAATTATATTCTATTTCTTCTGGTATAGAAATAAACAGTAAAAAAGTGAAAAAAGGATCTATTTTTATAGCTTTAAAAGGAAAAAATTTTGATGGAAATCAATTTGCAGATGAAGCCATTTCAAATGGAGCGATCCTAGCTATAGTAGATAACAAAAGATCTGTTTTTTCCAAAAAAAAAATTATTTCTGTGAAAAATACATTATATTTTCTACATGAACTAGCAATGTATCATAGATATGAATTACATCACATTCCTATTATAGTTATCACTGGAAGTAATGGAAAAACAACGACAAAAGAACTTACTGTAGCTATTCTTTCTAAGAAATATAAAAAAGTTCATTACACAAAAAATAATTTTAATAATCATATAGGAATTCCATTAACTATACTTTCCATGCCTATGGATACACAAATATCTGTAATGGAAATTGGGGCAAATCATGAAAAAGAAATAGAAAAAATGTGTTCTATTATTAATCCAGATTATGGATATATAACCAATTTTGGAAAAGCTCATTTAGAAGGATTTAAAAGTATAGAAGGAATCATACGAAGCAAATTAGAGTTATATGATTTTTTAAAAAAAAATAAAAAAGTAGTATTTATTAATGGAGATGATCCTATTCAATTGTCTAATAGTACGGAAATGAATCGATATATATTTTCAGGAATAAAAAAAAAAAATTCGGATATCAATGTTCAATATTTATGGAAAAAAAATAGTATAAAATCTTCTTTATCCATTCAAAATATAGAAATTGTTTCTTCTTTAATAGGAGATTACAATTTATATAATATCGCTTCTGCTATCTCTATTGGAACATATTTCAAAATTTCTTTAAAAAAAATAAAAGAAGCAGTAGAAGAATATGTTCCTAATAATTATCGTTCTCAAATTTTGACGAAAAATAATGTCAAAATTATTATAGATTGTTATAACGCAAATCCGACTAGCATGATAGAAGCTCTTACCTTTTTTAACAAAATACAAGGAAAAAAAATCGTGATATTAGGAGATATGTTAGAATTAGGATTATTTTCTCATAATGAACATGAAAAAATTATTTATTTTATAAAAAAAAGCAGCATTCACATTGCTTTTCTAATTGGAAATATTTTTTTTAATACCCAAGAAACTTCATATAAAATAAAAAAATTTATGGAAAAAGAATTTTTTGTTGAATGGATTAAAAAATACTCTATTCAAAAAACGGATTATATTCTGATTAAAGGATCTAGAAGGATTGCATTAGAAAGCATTATTGATTTAATTTAAATTCTTTTTCTTTCTTTGTTTATTGAATCTTAAAGATTAAATTTGTATGTGATGATTTCATAAAATTCTTATTAATGAAAGAAATTACCACAAAAACCTATATCAAGTGGTTCAAAGACATGTCTTTTTGGAGAAAATTTGAGGACAAATGTCGTTCCCTATACTTAAAACAAAAAATTAGAGGATTTTTGCATTTGTATAATGGACAAGAAGCGGTTCCTGCTGGATTAACCCATGCAATGGATTTGTCTAAAGACAAAATTATAACCGCTTACAGATGCCATATTTTTCCTATTTCTATGGGAGTAGATCCAAAAAAAGTAATGGCAGAACTTTTAGGAAAAAAAACAGGGACTTCTCATGGAATGGGGGGGTCTATGCATATTTTTAGCAGAAAATATCGTTTTTATGGGGGACATGGAATTGTAGGGGGACAAATTCCATTAGGGGCTGGAATTGCTTTTGCTGATAAGTATTTTAATAGAGATGCGGTTACTTTAACTATTATGGGAGATGGCGCTGTAAGGCAAGGATCTTTGCATGAAACATTTAATATGTCTATGATATGGAAACTTCCTGTTGTCTTTATATGTGAGAATAATAAATATGCTATGGGAACTTCTGTAAAAAGAAGCAGTTCTATAAAAGAAATTTATAAAATAGGAAAGGCATATGGTATGCCTTCTTATCCTGTGGATGGAATGGATCCAGAAAAAATAGCAAAAGCGGCTTATTCTGCTATAGAAAGAGCTAGAAAAGGAGAAGGGTCAACTTTTTTAGATATGAAAACATATAGATATAGAGGACATTCTATGTCTGATTCTGAGTTATATCGTAATAAAGAGGAAGTGAATTTGTATAAAAAAAAAGATCCTATTTTAAAATTAAGAAATACGATCATACAGAATAAATGGGAAACTATAGAAAATTTAAATACAATAGAAAATGAAGTAAAAAAAAAGGTAGAATCCTGTGTTGAATTTGCAGAAAAATCAGGTTTACCTTCTTTAGAAGAAATGTATAATGTTGTTTATCATGAAAAAAATTATCCTTTTCTAGATAAAGTTTTACCTTCATAAAATAAAATAAAAATAATGGCAGAAATAATATCCATGCCTCAGTTAAGTGATACCATGAAAGAGGGGACTGTAATCAAATGGAATAAAAAAATAGGAGATAAAGTTTCAGAAGGTGATATTTTAGCTGAAATAGAAACCGATAAAGCTACTCAAGATTTTGAAACAGATGTTAATGGTGTCTTACTTTTTATTGGAGTCCCGGAAGGGGAAACTGCACGTGTCAATGACGTATTAGCTATTATAGGAAATGAAGGGGAAAATATCAGTCATATTATCTCGGAAATACAATCTAAAACTAAAAAACAAGAACAAAAAAATCAAGAAGTAAAAAAGAAAAACGAAAAAATCTTTATTTCTCCTATAGCAAAAAAAATGGCTAAAAAAATAGGAATTCCTATAGAGGGGATCAAGGGGAGTGGAGATAATGGAAGAATCATTAAAAGAGATATAGAATTTTACAAAAAAACCAATTTAAATCTAATAAAGGAAAGGAAAAATGAAAAAACCGTTAAAATTATTCATTCTTCTATAAGAAAAAAAATAGCGGAACATTTAACTTATTCCAAGTTCTCTGCTCCACATTATTATTTATTTAGTGAAATTAATGTGGATAAATTAATTGAATTTAGAAAAAATTTAAATAATAAACTTTCTTCAGAAGAAAAAATATCATTTAATGATATTATTATAAAAGCAGTGGCTCAATCTTTGAAAAAACATCCTGATATGAATGTATCATGGGACGATGAAAAAGTCATAATGCATTCCAGAATTCATATTGGAGTAGCTGTATCTATTAAAGACGGATTGATAGTTCCTGTTATTAAAAATGCAGATCAAAAATCATTATTAGAA comes from Blattabacterium cuenoti BPAA and encodes:
- a CDS encoding sigma-70 family RNA polymerase sigma factor; protein product: MRQLKITKQVTNRESESLDKYLHEIGKIPLLTPEEEVEYARRARKGDATAIDKLINANLRFVVSVAKQYQNQGLSLCDLINEGNLGLIKGILRFDETRGFKCISYVVWWIRQAILQAIAEQSRSIRQPTNKLALLNKILKTLAQLEQELQRTPSAREIAEYLNMNEKDVEESIKNSGRHVSMDAPLVEGEDSNLYDLVRSDESPRPDEHLEKESLRKDIKRILETLSERERRVIILHFGLNGSPPMTLEEVGQSCDLTRERVRQIESIALKRLKHSSRSKILKPYLG
- the tpiA gene encoding triose-phosphate isomerase — its product is MRKKVVIANWKMNYDFHETTSFIRNFLKIVFEKKINHNKEIIIAPSFPFLHISNQISQGTTLNIAAQNIHQKEKGPYTGEVSASMLKSIGVQKVILGHSERREFFFEKNNVLLKKIKIALKYGLNIIFCVGESYLERSNDQQFEIIKDQLKKTVFDCSSDEIKSFYIAYEPIWAIGTGKTATFEQAQTMHEFIRSLLLEKYGERISNRIPILYGGSINDFNAKDLFYQKDIDGGLVGSSSMELKKFLKIVQS
- a CDS encoding DUF1599 domain-containing protein, with amino-acid sequence MNFSSTDDLIIHKCRKLFLEKLKDYGISWVFFHNYSIIDQILMKIVRIKNIQSKGYQKIKEEKITDTYIDIVNYLIIILIKLEIYSTSHFHKKVSNNDVILIYNKKLKKIKNYIDCMDKTFIQFSIKNVLENILFLKKKKEKILFKELEKFCFKILVQIIFLLRQNF
- the folP gene encoding dihydropteroate synthase, translated to MIINCAGTLLHLKEPKIMGIVNLTPDSFYDGGKFCSEYSILQHIETLLNEGSDFIDIGGCSTRPGSKLITEKEEIKRVIKPIRTIIKNFKNIRISIDTFRSEVARIAVEEGAVMINDISGGKLDKNMFPLLGKLKIPYILNHMKGIPENMQKNPYYHENIITEINNFFSEKIYYLKQHRIHDIILDPGFGFGKTLEQNFQLLKHLFLLGFQDYPILVGVSRKSMIKFILKTSYKESLNATSIIHTIALLNGSKFLRVHDVKEAVECIKLIQYYRKIL
- a CDS encoding diadenylate cyclase, coding for MKISFVDILDIFLVTIILFQVYRLVYKTAALNIFYGIIATFIFWKVVEIYKMKLLSIVISAFFKGGFLALIIVFQPEIRKFLLIVGSKIFFKKFIFSIFKKSGVSIKTETIDSIVNACAIFSGDKTGVLIVIQLHQDLKEFIQNGDEMDAKVNISILESIFYKNSPLHDGAVVIIENKIIKTRAILPVSYNKEIPSRLGLRHRAAIGLSEKTDAICLVISEETGYISYIKDQKRTVITNINNLKMKLEEDLL
- a CDS encoding UDP-N-acetylmuramoyl-tripeptide--D-alanyl-D-alanine ligase, which gives rise to MNIQNLYQLYSISSGIEINSKKVKKGSIFIALKGKNFDGNQFADEAISNGAILAIVDNKRSVFSKKKIISVKNTLYFLHELAMYHRYELHHIPIIVITGSNGKTTTKELTVAILSKKYKKVHYTKNNFNNHIGIPLTILSMPMDTQISVMEIGANHEKEIEKMCSIINPDYGYITNFGKAHLEGFKSIEGIIRSKLELYDFLKKNKKVVFINGDDPIQLSNSTEMNRYIFSGIKKKNSDINVQYLWKKNSIKSSLSIQNIEIVSSLIGDYNLYNIASAISIGTYFKISLKKIKEAVEEYVPNNYRSQILTKNNVKIIIDCYNANPTSMIEALTFFNKIQGKKIVILGDMLELGLFSHNEHEKIIYFIKKSSIHIAFLIGNIFFNTQETSYKIKKFMEKEFFVEWIKKYSIQKTDYILIKGSRRIALESIIDLI
- the pdhA gene encoding pyruvate dehydrogenase (acetyl-transferring) E1 component subunit alpha — encoded protein: MKEITTKTYIKWFKDMSFWRKFEDKCRSLYLKQKIRGFLHLYNGQEAVPAGLTHAMDLSKDKIITAYRCHIFPISMGVDPKKVMAELLGKKTGTSHGMGGSMHIFSRKYRFYGGHGIVGGQIPLGAGIAFADKYFNRDAVTLTIMGDGAVRQGSLHETFNMSMIWKLPVVFICENNKYAMGTSVKRSSSIKEIYKIGKAYGMPSYPVDGMDPEKIAKAAYSAIERARKGEGSTFLDMKTYRYRGHSMSDSELYRNKEEVNLYKKKDPILKLRNTIIQNKWETIENLNTIENEVKKKVESCVEFAEKSGLPSLEEMYNVVYHEKNYPFLDKVLPS
- a CDS encoding dihydrolipoamide acetyltransferase family protein, translating into MAEIISMPQLSDTMKEGTVIKWNKKIGDKVSEGDILAEIETDKATQDFETDVNGVLLFIGVPEGETARVNDVLAIIGNEGENISHIISEIQSKTKKQEQKNQEVKKKNEKIFISPIAKKMAKKIGIPIEGIKGSGDNGRIIKRDIEFYKKTNLNLIKERKNEKTVKIIHSSIRKKIAEHLTYSKFSAPHYYLFSEINVDKLIEFRKNLNNKLSSEEKISFNDIIIKAVAQSLKKHPDMNVSWDDEKVIMHSRIHIGVAVSIKDGLIVPVIKNADQKSLLEISKEMKDKASRSKSKKIQPEEIENSTFTVSNLGMYGIESFTSIINTPNTSILSVGSITIRPIVKNYKIEIGNVMKITLSCDHRIIDGAKGSEYIYSLRNFLEDPITILF